The genomic window CAGCAGCGAGTCATGGCCGctgagggtggaagatattaaacGACTAGAATCCTTTGACcacctctgtctacgccgcatccttcatgtccgatggcatcactttgtctccaacaatttggtgcgacaccagtgcaaaatcacctccttccgacaagtcatcctaatgaGATGTTAGCATTGGCTGGGTTATGCCCTCCTTTGTCAACCACGAGAATTCATCTACAAAGCATTGCTCCAGTTCCCCTtcaggttggcgaaagcgatgtggtggacaatgaaaaacctggctgatggcagtcaaggctgatctggaacccaaactaggcccccatgtctatggcattcgccgctggaatagggagtggttggagatcacacggTTGTttgcctcaaatcgccaggtctggtctgcgtttgtgagagatgcagcattgaggatgaatgaagccagctcaacccaccctgggtgaatgctgtctcaagcaaGCAAACAAGAGAGTGTAATTTGGGGAATGATGGTTACTGTCAGCTTGATTTAATCCAGGTAGACATTtcggtgcaggcatagctgtgtggttaaggagtttgtttCCCACCGACattggtttcaggttctgtcctgCTGTGTGATACTTTgggtgtcttctcctatagcccttCTTAATTAATTTGGTAGACAACAactgaaagaaggcggcgagctggcagacttgttagcgcgccgggcgaaatgcttagcagtattttgtctgtcgttacgttctaagttcaaattccgccgaggtcgactttgcctttcatcctttcggggtcgataaataaagtaccagtttcgcactggagtcggtgtaatcgacttaatccctttgtctgtccttgtttgtcccttctatgtttagccccttctgggcaataaagaaaaaaaaaaaacaactgaaagaatcccattgtgtgtgtgtacatatgtttatgtgagtgtgtatatttgtgtctcccTGTCTTAATATTAATTGATTACTGTAAATgactgtcattcatttccaatattctgcgaaaacatgtctggtcatgagaaaatattactttgcttggaaacatgtatgggttggcaacaggaagggcaacctagctgtagaaaatctacctcagtaaactctgtccaacctatgcaaacaaggaaaagtggatgttaaaacgatgacacTATATGCAGCAGTCATTAGGGATACCATATGATATATTAGTTTATAGAACTACTTGCTTGTATACGGGTCCAAGATTTAGCTCTCCTTCATGCAATTCCTTGAAAATAGAACTGAACCCTAGTATTTATAAAACTGagcttttaaaaacatttatatattttaagcatctctgtcaaagcaaaaatataattatacattttttttcctcaTGTAGAAGATGATTTGTTCCAAGATAAGAAGCGGCACCGCATAGTCCAAAATAGCAGTAGTGAAGAAGGtatagtttatattttgtttctaattgaaagaaaaaaaactgaatctcccccccctctctctctctctctctctctctctctctctgtcatgacatatgtgtatggtatgtttgtttgttccttctcgagccatgcctggctcatagggccggtttccttagcgtataggttccccatctggatgggacgccagtctatcgcaggtgagctgcaagatgcaggaggaaagagtgagagaaagttgtggcaaaatagtcagcagaagttcaccattctgctggagccgcgtggagcttaggtgtttcgctcataaacacacacatcgcctggtctgagattcaaacctgtgatccctcgactacaagtctgctgctctaaccactaggccatgtgcctccaccatgtgtatgatatatatatcataatttttatGCCCACTTCCCCAGCAAATCTGTCTAACCTGTGCCAGTATGAAAAGGAAATGTGAAAATTATATCATCATATCTTTTTTCCTTACTTGCAtgagtcaaatggaatttgttgcagcagattttctgtggctggatgcctctCCTGTCACTGACACTTCTTTCCAAATTGCTGAATATCTGTCTGTAGATGAAGAGTAAGAGAAATAGATGAAAGCATCTAGTAATTATATCTACCTTGCTAATGGCAAAAGTAGAATCAGTGTTTACTGCATTAATAGTTTAGCAACTTAATCTTCTCTGACATTTCTCTAATCATTGCACTTAGTTCATTCATATCTGCTCATTTTGAATTGAATCTCAAATGTATTTATTCTTAGAAATGGAACCAGAGGAACCACTTCCAAGTCCACCTAGTCCAGAGATGATGCCCACTGATGCTGATATCAAGGATGACGCAAGGGAAGAAggttcagctgtagaaaatggcAGTAAGCAAAACACTGAAGAAACAGCAGCAAGAGAAACAGAATCTAGAATTGTCGTTAATAAAGATGGAAAACGAAGGAAACggataaaaagacagaaaaacaagAGGTTTTTGGATGATGAAGGTTTTATGGGTctgtatttttttggtttttcttactTTGAAGAATGtgatttttctgtatatatgtgcaggtatGACTgttgttaagaaatttgctttgcaactaaatggttttcggttcagtcccactatgcatcACCCTGGGTTTATGTCTTCTATATTAACTGCAGTccaaccgatgccttgtgagtgaatttattgGGTGGTaactgtgtctttgtatgtgtatgtgtctttgtggttGTCCCCTCATTGATTCAGTTACTGTTTATGTAGGTCCCttaaacttagcagtttggcaaaagagatgaaCAGACTAAGTAGCAGACTTAAAAAAGTAAATAGtaggggtcagtttgtttgactaaacccttcaaggtgctgCCTTGGCtgggctgcagtccagtgac from Octopus sinensis unplaced genomic scaffold, ASM634580v1 Contig11471, whole genome shotgun sequence includes these protein-coding regions:
- the LOC115228952 gene encoding uncharacterized protein LOC115228952, producing MEPEEPLPSPPSPEMMPTDADIKDDAREEGSAVENGSKQNTEETAARETESRIVVNKDGKRRKRIKRQKNKRFLDDEGFMVTKKVMVSDSTDVSDEETEKNSKPPTTAAPLVLSAAQLKKPVSKTSVPDKGQKKQSSLMSFFNKK